The genomic region GATCGGATTTCTAAGCCACTCGATTTTGGAGCCGGAAACTTTCCAAGAACGGTTCAGATGAAAACCGATAAAACCGGCAACCAAGTGCGCGTCCTTGAGAATCTCTCCGATCGGTCTCGTAATCAAAGTCAGTTTTCTTCCGAGAACTTTTTTCGCTTCCGGAGAAGGCGATTCGGAAATAAATTTCTTCCAAGCGATTTCGAGATCCACGTCCTTGGTGATCTTTTCCAGAGCACCCACTCCCGCGAGATAGGAAATCATAAACGCTGTGGAAGGTTTGAACATCGCGTCCTTACCGAGAATCCAGTTGATCAAACCGTAATGAACCAAAAGGTTCGTTTGAAGATCGTAACCTCTGAGTTCGGTTTTTCTCAGAATATTTCCTAAACGAACGAGATTGTCCGTACGGTTTTCTCCGTGAGAGATGAGAAGAGCGATGTTCGAATCATACGCTCCAGCTACTTTATAATGTACGAATAAACCCATGTCCGGGTTTCGGATGCTGATCCCTTGGTCGTCTCGGATTTCATCCGGAAGCGGTTTGGACCAGTTCATGATCACGCCGCCCGCGTGCGGTTGGATCGCTTTGTTGGTCGCGTTGATACGAACTTCCGCACCGGATGGATAACGGAGAATTCTTTCCGGTTTTTGAAGACGTTTGCCGTGCAGTGAAAGAAGAGCCATCGCCTCGATCAAACTGTCGACTATGAAAAATTCGTTTTGATTTTCCGGGTTTTTAAACTTCAGAGAATAAACCATCTCGGTAACTCTGTGTTCCACCTGAATTCTCGTGTTCACTTCCATAAAGAAGTGATTGGTTCCTTCCACGATGGACTCGAACGTGGAAACGCTGTTGAGTTTTACCGCGGCTCCGAAACGTTCGGATTGTTCTTCCATTTCACGGAGAACTTTCAGATCTCCTTTGAGAACTTCCGCTTTTTTCGGATGTGTCGCCGAACAAACGGCGATTTCTTTTTCGAGAAGTTCCTGAGTTAAGGAAAGTTCGAGAAGTTTTTGTTCGTGCATCTGAACGGAACAATCTCTTCCGCCCAAGGCAAGACACCATTCTCCGTTACCGATGAGCTGGATTTCGTTGTGTCTCGTGTTTTCGATGTTTAGTTCTATGAGAAAGTTTTTGTTCGTTCCCGGAGCGGTAACCTTGGATTCGGAAAGAATTTCTTGGACCGCACCTTTGACTTCTTCGATTTTGGAAACGACCCTTTGTCCCTTACCGCCGCCTCCGCCGATGTATTTAAAACGAATTCGATTTTTTGAATATTTTTCCCAAATCTTTTTCGTTTCTTTTTCGGCTTCGACTTGAAGATCCGCGATGGATACGAGTTCTATAATTTTAGAATATCCTAATTCTAACAACTTCTCCGCGTTGATTTCAAGCGATGCGGAGGAATCGAACGTAAAATCGATTCCTTTTTCCTTCGCTAATTTTTCCAGAGCCTTCGCGTCCGGAGCTTTTGCGAGAAGTGCGAGAGAGGAAATATTGTCCACACCGGGCGTTACGGAAACGTCCAGTTGTCTTGCGATTTTTTTCGCCGCGTCTTTAGAACCCGCTTGGTTCGCAACGTAAGAAGCGGGACCCATAAACACGACGCCGCTTTTTTCGATCGCTTCGATGAACTCGGAATCTTCCGCCATAAATCCGTAACCGGCGAAGATATGAGTGTATTTGTTGTCCTTTGCAATGGAGATGATCTGTTCGATTCTCTCCACTTTTTCTTCCTTACCGGCTCCCATATAATCGGGAACGCGGTGAATGTTGTGAGGAAAACGAAATCCTCGGAGTTCCGGCGCAAGAGCCATCG from Leptospira kmetyi serovar Malaysia str. Bejo-Iso9 harbors:
- a CDS encoding biotin/lipoyl-containing protein; its protein translation is MIDFQNNRIQFHQSNSAWIRSFSLESIKCLIVCRGPVRKEAMEIFDSIGIREYGILLSEKDSVVYPMALAPELRGFRFPHNIHRVPDYMGAGKEEKVERIEQIISIAKDNKYTHIFAGYGFMAEDSEFIEAIEKSGVVFMGPASYVANQAGSKDAAKKIARQLDVSVTPGVDNISSLALLAKAPDAKALEKLAKEKGIDFTFDSSASLEINAEKLLELGYSKIIELVSIADLQVEAEKETKKIWEKYSKNRIRFKYIGGGGGKGQRVVSKIEEVKGAVQEILSESKVTAPGTNKNFLIELNIENTRHNEIQLIGNGEWCLALGGRDCSVQMHEQKLLELSLTQELLEKEIAVCSATHPKKAEVLKGDLKVLREMEEQSERFGAAVKLNSVSTFESIVEGTNHFFMEVNTRIQVEHRVTEMVYSLKFKNPENQNEFFIVDSLIEAMALLSLHGKRLQKPERILRYPSGAEVRINATNKAIQPHAGGVIMNWSKPLPDEIRDDQGISIRNPDMGLFVHYKVAGAYDSNIALLISHGENRTDNLVRLGNILRKTELRGYDLQTNLLVHYGLINWILGKDAMFKPSTAFMISYLAGVGALEKITKDVDLEIAWKKFISESPSPEAKKVLGRKLTLITRPIGEILKDAHLVAGFIGFHLNRSWKVSGSKIEWLRNPIFVLSDLYHYLNMEADPNLPPSEQIWDHDNEILQKALSFYQELSRRSGIAADSIELVNALNSGKSIGGVEAAVLASVLQSHNGFQTGLELLKLLPSAGLNSGFYNLSVDEKLEAVIPEEFKKTETRDAFIKFLAPPPKASSDEIVAPMGGMFYSKEAPDLPPMVKVGDHFKAGQPLFIVEVMKMFNKISAPFSGTVKEILLNDSDGKIISKGQTIFKIVPDEVIHIETEAEIAERKKKTTLSLV